In a single window of the Zea mays cultivar B73 chromosome 5, Zm-B73-REFERENCE-NAM-5.0, whole genome shotgun sequence genome:
- the LOC103625827 gene encoding zinc transporter ZTP29 has translation MDPKVGVALTLSLVGGLSTSLGALLAILNHAPNNRTLGILQGFATGLMLSMSFFDLAYDAVNAIGFLRGNLWFFAGALLFSTIADVFPEPDCSAADENGKQQGGKELMMRHRRRVIFSVIVTAIVAGVSLQNFPVGTAAFLGTTKGFRVGLNLALAIALHYIPEGISVALPAYFATSSKWQAFKLATLSGFAEPLGVIIVAYLFPSNLNPEILEGLLGLVGGVMAFLTLYEMLPLAFEYAGRKDAVKAVFVGMAFMSMSLYFLDASLPKEMSA, from the exons ATGGATCCGAAAGTTGGCGTTGCTCTGACCCTCTCCCTCGTCGGCGGGCTAAGCACCTCCCTTG GTGCACTGTTGGCTATCCTCAACCATGCGCCAAACAACAGAACACTCGGGATTCTACAG GGCTTTGCTACTGGGCTCATGCTCAGCATGTCTTTCTTTGACTTGGCTTACGATGCTGTCAACGCCATCGGCTTTCTGAGAGGGAACCTCTGG TTTTTCGCTGGAGCGCTGCTGTTCTCAACAATCGCGGACGTTTTCCCTGAGCCAGACTGCAGTGCGGCAGATGAAAATGGGAAGCAGCAG GGTGGAAAGGAACTCATGATGAGACATCGCCGAAGAGTTATATTTAGCGTCATTGTCACAGCAATTG TTGCTGGTGTGAGTTTACAAAACTTCCCTGTGGGCACTGCTGCATTTCTTGGAACAACAAAG GGCTTCCGTGTTGGTTTGAACTTGGCTCTTGCTATAGCACTACACTACATTCCAGAG GGTATTTCAGTAGCTCTCCCAGCATACTTTGCCACTAGCAG CAAATGGCAAGCCTTCAAATTAGCAACTCTATCTGGTTTTGCAGAGCCACTGGGTGTGATTATTGTGG CATACCTATTCCCAAGCAATTTGAACCCTGAAATACTGGAAGGTCTACTTGGATTAG TGGGAGGAGTCATGGCTTTTCTAACATTGTATGAAATGCTACCACTAGCATTTGAATATGCAGGACGCAAGGATGCTGTTAAAGCAGTATTTGTTGGTATGGCCTTTATGTCTATGAG CTTGTATTTTCTAGATGCTAGCCTCCCAAAGGAGATGAGCGCTTAA